One Desmodus rotundus isolate HL8 chromosome 4, HLdesRot8A.1, whole genome shotgun sequence DNA segment encodes these proteins:
- the LOC112307389 gene encoding interferon-induced protein with tetratricopeptide repeats 1B, with protein sequence MSKNAEEDQLKDRLEQLRCHFTWKLIIEDVELSDLENRVFEEIEFLDTKFNVAIHNLLAYVKHLKGQNTEALQSLKHAEDLIQREHADQSEVRRLVTWGNYAWLYHHMGSLEEARIYLDKVENTCKKFASPSRYTVESPDMDCEEGWAFLKCGIQNYERAKACFEKALEVDPENPEFNIGYAIAVYRLDIFSKPSQTLRTLKQALRLNPENAYIKALLAVSLQGVGQEAEGEKYIKEALRSASSQTYVFRYAGKFYRRKGSVDEALRFFKMALEKTPSSAFLHHQVGLCYKTQMIQIKKANNWQPRGRDKENIHRLIQMAICEFEKALKVRPIFHMVYMDLAEVYAEMGQHRKAEDTFQQLLSIGVFGDSVRQQIHFRYGRFQEFHRRSEADAIVHYLKAVTIEKPTFSRENSLSALEKLVLRKLRRNEADVESLSILGFVYKLTGGMHEALECYERALRLAAGSEGSVGRVP encoded by the exons ATGAG CAAGAATGCTGAGGAAGATCAGCTCAAAGATAGGCTGGAGCAGCTGAGATGCCATTTTACATGGAAGTTGATCATCGAAGATGTTGAACTCAGTGATTTAGAAAACAGGGTCTTCGAAGAAATTGAGTTCCTAGACACAAAATTTAATGTGGCGATACACAACCTACTGGCCTACGTGAAACACCTGAAAGGCCAGAATACGGAAGCCCTGCAGAGCTTGAAACACGCTGAAGACCTAATCCAGAGAGAACACGCTGACCAGTCAGAAGTGAGAAGGCTAGTTACCTGGGGCAACTATGCCTGGCTCTATCACCACATGGGCAGCCTGGAAGAAGCCCGGATTTATCTGGACAAGGTGGAGAACACTTGCAAGAAGTTTGCCAGCCCCTCCCGCTACACAGTGGAGAGTCCAGACATGGACTGTGAGGAAGGTTGGGCCTTCTTGAAGTGTGGAATACAGAATTACGAACGGGCTAAAGCCTGCTTTGAAAAGGCTCTGGAAGTGGACCCTGAAAACCCAGAATTCAACATTGGGTATGCAATTGCTGTCTATCGCCTGGACATCTTCAGCAAACCATCACAGACCCTACGCACCCTGAAGCAGGCCCTCAGGCTAAATCCAGAGAATGCATATATTAAAGCTCTCCTGGCTGTCTCGCTGCAGGGTGTAGGACAAGAAGCTGAGGGAGAGAAGTACATTAAAGAAGCACTGAGAAGCGCGTCCTCTCAAACCTACGTCTTTCGCTATGCAGGCAAGTTTTACCGAAGAAAAGGCTCCGTCGATGAGGCTCTTCGGTTCTTCAAAATGGCTTTGGAAAAAAcaccctcctctgccttcctgcaTCACCAGGTAGGGCTTTGCTACAAGACACAAATGATTCAAATAAAGAAAGCTAACAATTGGCAGCCCCgaggaagagataaagaaaatatccACAGATTAATTCAGATGGCTATCTGTGAATTTGAAAAGGCTTTGAAGGTAAGACCCATATTTCACATGGTGTATATGGACCTGGCTGAGGTGTACGCAGAAATGGGCCAGCACAGAAAGGCTGAGGACACTTTTCAGCAACTGCTGAGCATAGGGGTCTTTGGTGATTCTGTACGGCAACAGATTCATTTCCGCTATGGCCGATTTCAAGAATTTCACAGGAGATCTGAAGCTGATGCTATTGTCCATTACTTAAAAGCAGTAACAATAGAAAAGCCAACATTTTCAAGAGAAAATAGTCTCAGTGCTTTGGAGAAATTGGTTTTAAGGAAACTTCGAAGAAATGAAGCAGACGTAGAAAGCTTGAGCATCCTCGGGTTTGTCTACAAATTGACAGGAGGAATGCATGAAGCCCTGGAGTGCTATGAGCGGGCCCTGAGGCTGGCTGCTGGCTCTGAGGGCTCTGTGGGACGTGTTCCTTAG
- the LOC112307363 gene encoding interferon-induced protein with tetratricopeptide repeats 1B-like: MSCESNGDLIEDRLVQLRCHFTWKLLIEDVELSDLENRVFEEIEFLDTKFNVAIHNLLAYVKHLKGQNTEALQSLKHAEDLIQREHADQSEVRRLVTWGNYAWLYHHMGSLEEARIYLDKVENTCKKFASPSRYTVESPDMDCEEGWALLKCGGKNYERAKACFEKALEVDPENPEFNTGYAIAVYRLDGFNKASQTDEAFCLHTLQRAVELNPEDAYIRALLALKLQDTGQEAEGEKYIEEALANMSSQTYVFRYAAKFYRKKGSVDEALRFLNVALEKTPSSAFLHHQVGLCYKTQMIQIKKANNWQPRGRDKENVLRLVHMAICEFEKALELRPTFHMVYMDLAEMYAEMGQHRKAEDIFQKLLSMGMFHDQLHQDIHFRYGRFQEFHRRSEADAIVHYLKAINIENSLFTSNKSLSALEKLVLRKLRRNEADVESLSILGFVYKLKGETHEALECYERALRLAAGSEGSVGRVP; the protein is encoded by the coding sequence TTGTGAATCAAATGGGGATCTCATTGAAGACAGACTTGTTCAACTCAGATGTCACTTTACATGGAAGTTGCTCATCGAAGACGTTGAACTCAGTGATTTAGAAAACAGGGTCTTCGAAGAAATTGAGTTCCTAGACACAAAATTTAATGTGGCGATACACAACCTACTGGCCTACGTGAAACACCTGAAGGGCCAGAATACGGAAGCCCTGCAGAGCTTGAAACACGCTGAAGACCTAATCCAGAGAGAACACGCTGACCAGTCAGAAGTGAGAAGGCTAGTTACCTGGGGCAACTATGCCTGGCTCTATCACCACATGGGCAGCCTGGAAGAAGCCCGGATTTATCTGGACAAGGTGGAGAACACTTGCAAGAAGTTTGCCAGCCCCTCCCGCTACACAGTGGAGAGTCCAGACATGGACTGTGAGGAAGGGTGGGCCTTGCTGAAATGTGGAGGAAAGAATTACGAACGGGCTAAAGCCTGCTTTGAAAAGGCTCTGGAAGTGGACCCTGAAAATCCGGAATTCAACACTGGGTATGCAATTGCCGTCTATCGCCTGGACGGGTTCAACAAAGCATCACAGACTGATGAGGCATTTTGTCTGCACACGCTCCAACGGGCCGTCGAGCTGAATCCAGAAGATGCGTATATTAGGGCTCTCCTTGCCCTGAAGCTTCAGGATACTGGACAAGAAGCTGAGGGAGAGAAGTACATCGAAGAAGCACTGGCCAACATGTCCTCTCAAACCTACGTCTTTCGCTATGCAGCCAAATTTTACCGAAAAAAAGGCTCCGTAGATGAAGCTCTTCGGTTCTTAAACGTGGCCTTGGAAAAAAcaccctcctctgccttcctgcaTCACCAGGTAGGGCTTTGCTACAAGACACAAATGATTCAAATAAAGAAAGCTAACAATTGGCAGCCCagaggaagagataaagaaaatgtgctcAGATTAGTTCATATGGCTATCTGTGAATTTGAAAAGGCTTTGGAACTAAGGCCCACGTTTCACATGGTGTATATGGACCTGGCTGAGATGTACGCAGAAATGGGCCAGCACAGAAAGGCTGAGGATATTTTTCAGAAACTGCTGAGCATGGGGATGTTTCATGATCAACTACACCAAGATATTCATTTCCGCTATGGCCGATTTCAAGAATTTCACAGGAGATCTGAAGCTGATGCTATTGTACattatttaaaagcaataaacatagaAAACTCATTATTTACAAGCAATAAAAGTCTCAGTGCCTTGGAGAAATTGGTTTTAAGGAAACTTCGAAGAAATGAAGCAGACGTAGAAAGCTTGAGCATCCTTGGGTTCGTCTACAAATTGAAAGGAGAAACGCATGAAGCCCTGGAGTGCTATGAGCGGGCCCTGAGGCTGGCTGCTGGCTCTGAGGGCTCTGTGGGACGTGTTCCTTAG